In Pseudomonadota bacterium, one genomic interval encodes:
- a CDS encoding KH domain-containing protein has translation MEIRELIERMAKALVDTPDSVEVREIEGEQSSVMELRVAKGDLGKVIGKQGRTASAMRTILGAASAKLKKRAVLDIIE, from the coding sequence ATGGAGATCAGAGAGCTGATCGAGCGCATGGCAAAGGCGCTGGTGGACACCCCGGATTCCGTGGAGGTCCGCGAGATCGAAGGCGAGCAGTCCTCGGTGATGGAGCTGCGCGTCGCGAAGGGGGATCTCGGAAAGGTCATCGGGAAGCAGGGCCGCACGGCGAGCGCGATGCGGACCATTCTCGGCGCGGCCTCGGCGAAGCTGAAGAAGAGAGCGGTCCTCGACATCATCGAGTAA
- a CDS encoding dodecin family protein has protein sequence MAESVYNVVELIGTSKKSWEDAAKNAVEIAGKSLRDLRIAEIVKLDLKVEDGKVVAYRARVQVSFKYEGKN, from the coding sequence ATGGCCGAATCCGTTTACAACGTCGTAGAGCTGATCGGGACCTCGAAAAAGTCATGGGAGGATGCCGCGAAGAACGCGGTCGAGATCGCCGGAAAATCGCTCCGGGATCTCCGGATCGCGGAGATTGTGAAGCTCGACTTGAAGGTCGAGGACGGCAAGGTCGTGGCCTACAGGGCGAGGGTCCAGGTTTCCTTCAAGTACGAGGGCAAGAACTAG
- the arfB gene encoding aminoacyl-tRNA hydrolase, whose translation MSECEPLVVDDEIAISGALLSWTSARSSGPGGQNVNKVESKVDLRFDLEACEALPAAAKAKLRRLCANRLDAEGRIVVVSQKSRDRPQNLADAREKLRRLVAAALVPDVPRKPTRPSRGAVRRRLDEKRKRGEKKKGRRPAGEE comes from the coding sequence ATGAGCGAGTGCGAGCCGCTGGTCGTCGATGACGAGATCGCGATCTCCGGGGCCCTCCTCTCGTGGACCAGCGCGCGGTCGTCGGGCCCCGGCGGCCAGAACGTGAACAAGGTCGAGTCCAAGGTCGATCTGCGCTTCGACCTCGAGGCGTGCGAGGCGCTCCCGGCGGCCGCCAAGGCGAAGCTGCGGAGGCTGTGCGCCAACCGCCTGGACGCCGAGGGGCGCATCGTCGTCGTCAGCCAGAAGAGCCGGGATCGCCCGCAGAACCTCGCCGACGCGCGCGAGAAGCTCAGGAGGCTCGTCGCCGCCGCGCTCGTCCCGGACGTCCCGCGCAAGCCCACCAGGCCCTCGCGGGGGGCCGTGCGCAGGCGCCTCGACGAGAAGAGGAAGCGCGGCGAGAAGAAGAAGGGGCGCAGGCCGGCCGGCGAGGAGTGA